From a region of the Chitinophaga caseinilytica genome:
- the glpK gene encoding glycerol kinase GlpK — MEAKFIMALDQGTTSSRAILFDRGGNIVAVAQKEFKQIYPQPGWVEHDPNEIWSTQAGVAAEVIVKAGATGDQIGAMGITNQRETTIVWDRKTGKPLYNAIVWQDRRTAAYCDELRAKGLAEDIRSRTGLIVDAYFSGTKVKWILDNVEGARARAEAGELAFGTVDSWLVWNFTKGKLHITDVSNASRTMLFNIHDLKWDTSLLELMGIPASMLPEVRASSEVYGQTEATLTPFNIPIAGIAGDQQAALFGQMCIEPGMVKNTYGTGCFMMLNTGEKAISSGNNLLTTIGWKIGEKTVYALEGSIFIGGAVVQWLRDGLGIIRHSADVEALAAKVEHTDGVYLVPAFAGLGAPHWNQYARGTIVGMTRGTKDAHIARAALDSIAYQTMDVLKAMEADAGMPIRELRVDGGATANNLLMQFQADILGTDVVRPKVTETTALGAAYMAGLATGFWDSIDTIRQQWQEDACFKPDMPETERAELTKGWARAVKAAKVWAEQ; from the coding sequence ATGGAAGCAAAATTCATCATGGCCCTGGACCAGGGAACCACCAGTTCCCGCGCCATCCTCTTCGACCGCGGAGGGAATATCGTAGCCGTTGCACAGAAGGAATTCAAACAGATTTATCCCCAGCCGGGATGGGTGGAGCACGACCCGAACGAGATCTGGTCTACCCAGGCCGGCGTTGCCGCGGAAGTGATCGTGAAGGCCGGCGCCACTGGCGACCAGATCGGCGCCATGGGCATCACCAACCAGCGGGAAACCACCATCGTGTGGGACCGGAAAACCGGCAAACCGCTGTATAACGCCATCGTTTGGCAAGACCGCCGCACCGCGGCGTATTGCGACGAGCTGCGCGCCAAAGGGCTGGCGGAAGACATCCGTTCCCGCACCGGGCTCATCGTGGACGCTTATTTCTCCGGCACCAAGGTGAAATGGATCCTCGACAATGTGGAAGGCGCCCGTGCGAGAGCCGAGGCCGGCGAACTGGCCTTCGGGACGGTGGATTCCTGGCTCGTTTGGAACTTCACCAAAGGAAAACTGCATATCACCGACGTGAGCAACGCCTCGCGCACGATGCTGTTCAATATCCACGACCTGAAATGGGATACGTCGCTCCTGGAACTGATGGGCATTCCCGCGTCTATGCTGCCGGAAGTGCGCGCGTCCAGCGAAGTGTACGGGCAAACGGAAGCCACGCTCACGCCGTTCAACATCCCCATCGCCGGCATCGCGGGAGACCAGCAGGCCGCGCTTTTCGGGCAGATGTGCATCGAACCGGGCATGGTTAAAAATACATATGGGACGGGTTGCTTCATGATGCTGAATACCGGCGAAAAAGCCATCTCGTCAGGCAATAACCTCCTCACCACTATCGGTTGGAAAATAGGGGAGAAGACCGTGTACGCCCTCGAGGGCAGCATCTTCATCGGCGGCGCCGTGGTGCAATGGCTCCGCGACGGGCTGGGCATCATCCGCCACAGCGCCGATGTGGAAGCCCTGGCCGCCAAAGTGGAACATACCGACGGTGTGTACCTCGTGCCCGCGTTCGCCGGGCTGGGCGCTCCGCACTGGAACCAGTATGCACGCGGCACGATCGTGGGGATGACCCGCGGTACCAAAGACGCGCACATCGCCCGGGCTGCGCTGGACAGTATCGCATACCAGACGATGGACGTGCTGAAGGCCATGGAAGCCGATGCCGGTATGCCGATCCGTGAATTGCGGGTAGACGGCGGCGCTACGGCCAATAATCTGCTCATGCAGTTCCAGGCCGATATCCTCGGAACGGATGTGGTACGCCCGAAAGTAACGGAAACCACGGCGCTGGGGGCTGCGTACATGGCGGGCCTCGCCACCGGGTTCTGGGATAGTATCGATACCATCCGCCAGCAATGGCAGGAAGACGCCTGCTTCAAGCCCGATATGCCGGAAACCGAGCGGGCGGAGCTTACAAAAGGATGGGCGCGCGCCGTGAAAGCCGCCAAAGTATGGGCTGAACAATAA
- a CDS encoding enoyl-CoA hydratase/isomerase family protein, whose protein sequence is MSGITYAVADRIATITLNRPEKRNALNGEVVHALRKAFAQAEADGQVKVVVLAANGKAFCAGADLDYLRQLQQFDFEENYADSRELMQLFREIYELKKPVIAQIEGDALAGGCGLATVADLSYAVPEARFGYTEVKIGFVPALVSVFLVRKIGEGRARELMLTGALVPAETAERFGLITAVVPADRIAGHVREMAERLCTEASANSLMVTKQLIANVFDTSLEDGLEAAARTNAETRRHPDCQKGIAAFLDKKKPEW, encoded by the coding sequence ATGTCAGGTATTACCTATGCGGTGGCGGACCGGATCGCCACCATCACGCTCAACCGGCCGGAGAAGCGCAACGCGCTGAACGGGGAGGTGGTGCATGCGCTGCGCAAGGCTTTTGCGCAGGCGGAGGCAGACGGACAGGTAAAAGTGGTGGTGCTGGCCGCCAACGGAAAAGCGTTCTGCGCCGGGGCCGACCTGGATTATCTCCGGCAGCTCCAGCAGTTCGATTTCGAGGAAAACTATGCCGATTCGCGGGAACTGATGCAGTTATTCCGTGAAATTTACGAACTTAAGAAACCCGTGATCGCGCAGATAGAAGGGGATGCCCTGGCGGGAGGCTGCGGGCTCGCTACGGTGGCCGATCTCAGCTATGCCGTTCCGGAAGCCCGGTTTGGGTATACGGAAGTGAAGATCGGGTTCGTGCCGGCGCTGGTAAGCGTTTTCCTCGTCCGCAAGATCGGGGAGGGCAGGGCCCGGGAGCTCATGCTGACAGGTGCCCTCGTGCCGGCGGAAACGGCGGAAAGATTTGGGCTCATTACGGCCGTGGTGCCGGCAGACCGGATCGCCGGGCATGTGCGGGAAATGGCGGAGCGCCTCTGCACGGAGGCTTCGGCAAATTCCCTGATGGTCACCAAACAATTGATTGCCAACGTATTCGATACATCGCTCGAAGACGGGCTCGAAGCAGCTGCCCGTACCAATGCCGAAACCCGGCGCCATCCCGATTGCCAGAAGGGGATCGCCGCTTTCCTGGACAAAAAGAAACCCGAATGGTAA
- the fsa gene encoding fructose-6-phosphate aldolase: MKFFIDTANLAQIQEAHDLGILDGVTTNPSLMAKEGIKGEAAILKHYETICEMVDGDVSAEVLSTDFAGIVEEGKKLAAIHPNIVVKVPMIKDGVKAIRWFTENGIRTNCTLVFSAGQAILAAKAGAAYVSPFIGRIDDSSWDGIELIAQIAQIYSIQGFKTEVLAASIRNALHIVKCAENGADVCTCPLDSILGLLKHPLTDIGLAKFLEDAKKM; encoded by the coding sequence ATGAAATTCTTTATTGATACAGCTAACCTGGCGCAGATCCAGGAGGCGCACGACCTCGGCATCCTGGACGGTGTAACCACGAACCCCTCCCTCATGGCCAAGGAAGGTATCAAAGGCGAAGCAGCCATCCTGAAACATTACGAAACCATTTGTGAAATGGTAGATGGCGACGTGAGCGCTGAAGTACTGTCGACCGACTTTGCCGGCATCGTTGAAGAAGGCAAGAAGCTCGCCGCCATCCATCCCAATATCGTGGTGAAAGTGCCGATGATCAAAGACGGTGTGAAAGCCATCCGCTGGTTCACCGAAAACGGTATCCGAACCAACTGTACGCTCGTTTTCTCCGCTGGTCAGGCCATCCTCGCCGCAAAAGCAGGCGCGGCTTACGTGTCTCCCTTCATCGGCCGTATCGACGACAGCAGCTGGGACGGTATCGAACTGATCGCCCAGATCGCGCAGATTTACAGCATCCAGGGCTTTAAGACCGAAGTGCTCGCCGCATCCATCCGCAACGCCCTCCACATCGTAAAATGTGCGGAGAACGGTGCCGACGTATGCACCTGCCCGCTCGATTCCATCCTCGGTCTCCTGAAACACCCCCTCACCGACATCGGTCTGGCCAAGTTCCTGGAAGACGCCAAGAAAATGTAA
- the aroE gene encoding shikimate dehydrogenase (AroE; catalyzes the conversion of shikimate to 3-dehydroshikimate) has product MRLFGLIGFPLSHSFSKGFFTDKFSRENIPGCAYENFPIPDISAFPSLWENNPALEGLNVTIPYKQAVMPFLDELTDAAKAIGAVNCIRRNGKRLIGHNTDVLGFGRSLQPLLTAHHTQALVLGTGGAAQAVKYALTSLNIPYTEVSRSGPVTYEAVTEDMMRSHKLIVNTTPLGMYPNVDAAPPLPYAFAGPEHLFYDLVYNPAETLFMKKGLERGAAAKNGHEMLILQAEASWEIWND; this is encoded by the coding sequence GTGCGATTATTCGGCCTCATCGGCTTCCCGCTCAGCCATTCCTTCTCCAAAGGATTCTTCACGGACAAATTCTCCCGCGAAAACATCCCCGGCTGCGCCTACGAAAACTTTCCCATTCCCGATATTTCCGCATTTCCATCCCTCTGGGAAAATAACCCCGCACTCGAAGGCCTCAACGTCACCATTCCGTACAAACAGGCCGTCATGCCCTTTCTCGACGAACTGACCGATGCGGCCAAAGCTATCGGCGCCGTCAACTGCATCCGTAGGAACGGGAAACGCCTCATCGGCCATAACACCGACGTGCTGGGGTTTGGCAGGTCGCTGCAACCCTTGCTGACGGCCCATCATACACAGGCATTGGTACTCGGTACCGGCGGTGCGGCACAGGCGGTTAAATATGCTTTGACTTCGCTGAACATCCCATACACCGAAGTGAGCCGCAGCGGGCCCGTCACGTATGAAGCGGTGACGGAAGATATGATGCGGTCGCACAAACTGATCGTGAACACTACGCCCCTGGGCATGTATCCCAATGTGGACGCGGCTCCGCCGCTGCCGTACGCGTTCGCGGGACCGGAGCATTTATTCTACGACCTGGTCTACAACCCCGCCGAAACGCTTTTCATGAAAAAAGGCCTGGAACGCGGTGCCGCCGCCAAGAACGGACATGAAATGCTGATCCTCCAGGCAGAAGCGTCCTGGGAGATATGGAATGATTAG
- a CDS encoding nitrilase family protein — protein MEKLRIATVQFENRSGDKLYNLNMIDEIAGKAAREGAQAVAFHECSITGYTFARHLDREQLTDIAEFIPDGPSIKRLQEIAAKHGVAVLAGLFEKDAEGNLFKAYVCVDKTGLLAKFRKLHPFINPYLTPGSEYCVFDLYGWKCGILICYDNNVVENVRATRLLGAEVLFMPHVTMCTPSTRPGAGFVDPALWHDRENDPTSLRLEFDGMKGRAWLMKWLPARAYDNAMYCVFSNPIGMDDDQLKNGCSMIVDPFGDVLAECRKLDNDYVMATLTREKLTQAGGYRYIRARRPDLYGSIIAQPHQPEQKVVWMDKK, from the coding sequence ATGGAAAAGCTCAGGATCGCCACTGTACAATTCGAGAACCGCAGCGGCGACAAGCTATATAATCTCAACATGATCGACGAAATCGCCGGAAAGGCCGCCCGTGAAGGTGCGCAAGCGGTTGCCTTCCACGAATGTTCCATCACGGGGTATACCTTCGCCCGGCATCTCGACCGCGAACAGTTGACGGACATCGCGGAATTCATTCCAGATGGGCCGAGCATAAAAAGGCTGCAGGAAATCGCCGCCAAACATGGGGTGGCCGTTCTGGCGGGGCTTTTCGAAAAAGATGCGGAAGGGAATTTGTTCAAAGCATATGTGTGTGTAGACAAAACGGGGCTCCTGGCGAAGTTCCGGAAGCTGCATCCTTTCATCAATCCGTACCTGACGCCGGGCAGCGAATATTGCGTGTTCGATCTGTATGGCTGGAAGTGCGGTATCCTGATCTGTTACGACAACAATGTGGTGGAGAACGTCCGCGCCACGAGGCTCCTGGGCGCAGAGGTGCTGTTCATGCCGCACGTTACCATGTGCACGCCGTCTACCCGGCCCGGCGCGGGTTTCGTGGACCCTGCGCTTTGGCACGACCGTGAAAACGATCCCACGTCGTTGCGACTGGAATTCGATGGCATGAAAGGCCGTGCTTGGTTAATGAAATGGTTGCCTGCGCGTGCTTACGACAACGCGATGTACTGCGTTTTCTCCAATCCGATCGGTATGGACGACGACCAGCTGAAGAATGGCTGTTCCATGATCGTGGACCCCTTCGGCGATGTGCTCGCAGAATGCCGCAAGCTCGATAACGACTACGTAATGGCGACCCTCACGCGTGAAAAGCTCACCCAGGCCGGCGGGTACCGCTACATCCGCGCGCGCCGCCCGGATTTGTACGGCAGCATCATCGCGCAACCGCATCAACCGGAGCAGAAAGTGGTGTGGATGGATAAGAAATAA
- a CDS encoding class I SAM-dependent methyltransferase yields the protein MALKQHSDATLRYQQQVDNSRNYVLPFIAQEFPDMKGLRVMEIGCGEGGVLTPFLEQGSFCVGVDLWPQRIELAKEFLGDYVASGQLQLIAKNIYDVDFAGEFRHSFDLIILKDAIEHIPDQDKLIAYLKELLTPNGQVYFGFPPWYMPHGGHQQICASKVLSFLPYIHLLPRPLYRGLLKSAGESEGTITELMELVDTGISIERFEKIAGRTGYDITRRKYYLINPIYKYKFNLQPREQFGWMKKLPFVRNFFTTCMYYMIKPKA from the coding sequence ATGGCACTAAAACAGCACAGCGACGCAACGCTCAGATATCAACAGCAAGTGGATAATTCCAGGAATTATGTACTGCCGTTCATCGCCCAGGAATTCCCCGATATGAAAGGGCTCCGGGTCATGGAAATCGGCTGCGGCGAAGGCGGCGTGCTCACCCCTTTCCTGGAGCAGGGAAGCTTTTGCGTGGGGGTCGACCTCTGGCCCCAGCGCATCGAGCTGGCGAAGGAGTTCCTCGGCGATTACGTGGCCAGCGGCCAGTTACAGCTGATCGCCAAAAATATCTACGACGTGGATTTCGCCGGCGAGTTCCGGCATTCGTTCGATCTCATCATTCTCAAAGACGCGATCGAGCACATTCCCGACCAGGACAAGCTCATCGCCTACCTGAAAGAGCTGCTCACGCCCAATGGCCAGGTGTACTTCGGGTTTCCGCCATGGTACATGCCGCACGGCGGGCACCAGCAAATCTGCGCCAGCAAGGTGTTGAGTTTCCTCCCCTACATACATTTGCTGCCGCGCCCGCTGTACCGCGGTTTACTGAAATCTGCCGGAGAAAGCGAAGGCACGATCACCGAACTAATGGAGCTCGTGGATACGGGCATTTCCATCGAACGGTTCGAGAAAATCGCGGGGCGCACGGGTTATGACATCACCCGCCGGAAATACTACCTCATCAATCCCATCTACAAATACAAATTCAACCTGCAACCGCGCGAGCAGTTCGGCTGGATGAAAAAGCTGCCGTTTGTCCGCAACTTCTTCACCACTTGCATGTATTACATGATCAAGCCGAAGGCCTAG
- a CDS encoding MIP/aquaporin family protein → MSIFLAELIGTALLIILGDGVVANCLLNKSKGQNGGWIVITMGWAMAVFVGVFAVGSYSGAHLNSAVTIAMAVAGNITWDQVPMYIGAQMLGAFLGACGVYAAYKQHFDITDNPDAKLGIFCTAPAIRSTIPNLVTEIIGTFVLIFGVFYISKGDVGLGAVDALPVALLVLAIGLSLGGPTGYAINPARDLGPRIAHAILPIKGKRDSDWGYAWIPVAGPIIGALLATALYLALK, encoded by the coding sequence ATGTCAATTTTCCTCGCAGAGCTGATCGGCACGGCGCTCCTCATTATCCTCGGCGACGGGGTGGTGGCCAACTGTCTGCTCAATAAAAGCAAAGGCCAGAACGGCGGCTGGATCGTGATCACCATGGGCTGGGCCATGGCCGTTTTCGTAGGCGTATTCGCCGTAGGCAGCTACAGCGGCGCGCACCTCAATTCGGCGGTAACCATTGCCATGGCCGTTGCCGGCAACATCACCTGGGACCAGGTGCCCATGTACATCGGTGCACAAATGCTGGGTGCGTTCCTCGGCGCATGCGGCGTGTACGCCGCTTATAAACAGCATTTCGACATTACGGACAACCCAGACGCCAAACTGGGTATTTTCTGCACCGCTCCGGCCATCCGCAGCACCATTCCCAACCTCGTGACCGAGATCATCGGCACGTTCGTGCTCATTTTCGGGGTATTTTACATTTCGAAGGGAGATGTTGGGCTCGGTGCGGTAGACGCGCTGCCCGTGGCATTGCTGGTACTGGCCATCGGTCTTTCGCTGGGCGGGCCCACAGGTTATGCCATCAACCCGGCGCGCGATCTCGGCCCCCGCATCGCGCACGCCATTTTGCCCATCAAAGGTAAGCGCGACAGCGACTGGGGCTACGCCTGGATCCCGGTTGCGGGCCCTATCATCGGCGCATTGCTCGCCACGGCCCTGTACCTGGCACTGAAATAG
- a CDS encoding TlpA disulfide reductase family protein: MGIAVVVLFVSPDAKSWTLRQLMRTGFFNASMEKEAPAAPAVDFAFEDGKGNLQHTSSLRGKVVFINFWASWCPPCRAEFPSIESLYGQFKNDPGIFFLTINEDDNASAAFNYLQKEQFTVPFYKASGRVPAEVYSGTLPTTVVLDKQGRIRFHHTGFANYGSEKFVQQVEALIREN, encoded by the coding sequence ATGGGCATTGCCGTAGTGGTGCTGTTCGTAAGCCCCGACGCCAAATCCTGGACGCTGCGGCAACTCATGCGCACCGGCTTTTTCAATGCCAGCATGGAAAAGGAAGCACCGGCCGCTCCGGCCGTTGATTTCGCGTTCGAAGACGGGAAAGGGAATTTGCAACACACTTCTTCGTTGAGAGGGAAAGTCGTTTTCATCAACTTCTGGGCGTCGTGGTGCCCGCCTTGCAGGGCGGAATTCCCCTCGATCGAGTCGCTGTATGGCCAATTCAAAAACGATCCCGGGATTTTCTTTCTGACGATCAACGAAGACGACAACGCTTCCGCCGCGTTCAATTACCTGCAAAAAGAGCAATTCACGGTACCTTTCTACAAAGCCAGCGGCCGGGTGCCCGCTGAAGTCTACAGCGGAACGCTGCCCACCACGGTGGTGCTGGACAAACAGGGCCGCATCCGCTTTCACCATACGGGTTTTGCGAATTATGGTTCGGAAAAGTTCGTGCAGCAGGTGGAAGCACTGATCAGGGAAAACTAA
- a CDS encoding phosphosulfolactate synthase: MNFNLTQIPERTSKPRSHGLTMVMDKGLSVEEAKNFLSAAGPHVDIVKLGFGTSFVTPNLRTKIEMYQAANIPVYFGGTLFEAFLIRNQFDEYVRVIKDYGISYMEVSDGSITIPHAEKCGYIEKLTKHGLVLSEVGSKDAEHIIPPYKWIELMRAELEAGSSYVIAEAREGGNVGIYRGSGEVREGLVQEILTQIPAEKIIWEAPQKDQQLYFLELVGCNANLGNLAPNEVIPLEAMRVGLRGDTFHLFLDKE; this comes from the coding sequence ATGAATTTTAATCTGACGCAAATTCCGGAGAGAACCAGCAAGCCGCGCAGCCATGGCCTTACCATGGTGATGGACAAAGGCCTGAGCGTAGAAGAGGCAAAGAATTTCCTGTCCGCCGCGGGCCCGCATGTGGATATCGTGAAACTCGGCTTTGGCACTTCCTTCGTCACGCCCAACCTGCGCACCAAGATTGAAATGTACCAGGCCGCCAACATACCCGTTTATTTCGGCGGCACCCTGTTCGAGGCTTTCCTCATCCGTAACCAGTTCGACGAATACGTTCGTGTGATCAAGGATTACGGGATCAGCTACATGGAAGTGTCTGACGGTTCGATCACCATCCCGCACGCAGAAAAATGTGGGTATATCGAAAAACTGACCAAGCACGGTCTTGTTTTGAGCGAAGTGGGCAGTAAAGACGCCGAGCATATCATTCCTCCCTACAAGTGGATCGAACTGATGCGCGCCGAACTGGAAGCCGGTTCCAGCTACGTGATCGCGGAAGCGCGCGAAGGTGGCAACGTAGGCATTTACCGCGGCAGCGGCGAGGTTCGTGAAGGGCTGGTACAGGAAATCCTCACCCAGATCCCCGCTGAAAAAATCATCTGGGAAGCGCCGCAGAAAGACCAGCAGCTGTACTTCCTGGAGCTCGTGGGCTGCAACGCCAATCTCGGCAACCTGGCGCCCAACGAGGTAATTCCCCTGGAAGCCATGCGCGTCGGGCTTCGTGGAGATACTTTCCACCTTTTCCTCGACAAAGAATAG
- a CDS encoding NAD(P)/FAD-dependent oxidoreductase: protein MIQPNIPDSKLPRVVIVGGGFAGINLAKTLKKTAVQVVLLDRNNYHLFQPLLYQVATAGLEPDSIAFPLRGIFKKQKNFHFRMAEVKGVDAANNVLETNIGDIRYDYLVLATGSNTNFFGNKMIEEHAIGMKSLIEAVQIRNYVLKQFEESLLISDDAAIRPKLNFVMVGAGPTGVELAGAFAELRKYILPKDYPELPIHLMDVYLIEAGPRVLAGMSEETSRKTQAALEHIGVKVLTNVAVKDYDGLHLTLGNGDALETQSLIWAAGVKGMSVPGLPEAAMLPNGRVHVNDLNLIKDTKNIYAIGDIAMMVNDERFPKGYPMVAQVAMQQGKQLGKNISKMLKGDTLKPFKYKDLGSMATIGRNRAVTEFAGIRLSGYIAWIAWMVVHLLNLLGFRNKLVVMINWVYRYFTYDRGTRIIIKRGAANIVKLRQSIYQTDPQVPHITQTP, encoded by the coding sequence ATGATACAACCGAACATACCGGATTCAAAGCTTCCCAGGGTGGTGATCGTTGGCGGCGGATTTGCCGGGATCAATCTGGCCAAAACGCTGAAAAAAACTGCCGTTCAGGTGGTACTGCTGGACAGGAACAACTATCATCTTTTTCAACCGTTGCTGTACCAGGTAGCAACGGCAGGCCTGGAGCCGGACAGCATCGCTTTCCCGCTCCGCGGCATCTTCAAAAAGCAAAAGAATTTCCATTTCCGCATGGCCGAAGTGAAAGGAGTGGACGCGGCCAATAACGTCCTGGAAACCAATATCGGCGATATCCGTTACGACTATCTCGTGCTCGCCACCGGCTCCAACACCAACTTTTTCGGCAATAAAATGATCGAAGAGCACGCCATCGGGATGAAATCCCTCATCGAGGCCGTGCAAATCCGGAATTACGTGCTCAAACAATTCGAAGAATCGTTGCTGATCTCCGACGACGCGGCCATCCGCCCCAAATTGAACTTCGTAATGGTAGGCGCCGGGCCTACGGGCGTGGAGCTGGCTGGTGCATTTGCAGAACTGCGGAAATACATCCTTCCGAAAGATTATCCCGAACTGCCCATCCACCTCATGGACGTGTACCTCATCGAAGCGGGGCCCCGCGTACTGGCGGGTATGTCCGAAGAAACCAGCCGTAAAACCCAGGCCGCCCTGGAACACATCGGCGTGAAAGTGCTCACCAACGTGGCCGTGAAGGATTACGACGGCCTGCACCTCACACTGGGCAACGGAGATGCGCTGGAAACACAATCGCTCATCTGGGCCGCGGGCGTGAAAGGCATGTCGGTACCCGGTTTGCCGGAAGCAGCGATGCTCCCGAACGGCCGCGTCCATGTCAACGACCTGAACCTCATCAAAGACACGAAAAATATTTACGCCATCGGCGACATCGCCATGATGGTGAACGATGAGCGCTTCCCCAAAGGTTACCCCATGGTAGCGCAGGTAGCGATGCAGCAGGGCAAGCAATTGGGCAAAAACATCTCGAAAATGTTGAAGGGCGATACGCTGAAACCCTTTAAGTACAAGGATCTCGGCTCCATGGCCACCATCGGCCGCAACCGCGCCGTAACGGAATTCGCCGGCATCCGGCTGAGCGGGTACATCGCCTGGATCGCGTGGATGGTCGTGCATCTGCTCAACCTGCTGGGTTTCAGGAACAAGCTGGTGGTGATGATCAACTGGGTATACCGCTATTTCACGTACGACCGCGGTACGCGCATCATCATTAAGCGCGGCGCAGCTAACATCGTGAAATTAAGACAGTCGATTTACCAGACAGACCCGCAGGTGCCGCATATCACGCAAACGCCCTAA
- a CDS encoding tetratricopeptide repeat protein, translated as MLQQFENLKEGRSHAFLDEDSFEQIIDYYDEHDELNNALQAVEFAIEQFPFSSALLLKKSALLIETKKYREALDLLEKAALLDSNDINLYILKTDVYLAMNQHEKAAALLEEQIQHFEGEDRTDLLLELADVYDDWEEFEKVFDCLKMLLEYDPNNEEALHKICFWTEFTGRNEESIRLHTNIINEHPYNQLAWFNLGTAYQGLKLYEKSIDAYQYAVVIDEKFDYAYRNMGDAYIRLRKYNDAIEVLQKHLEIAKPEDVIYEAIGHCYEKMRKYTQARYYYRKAVHLSPSDDKLYFKIAKCYMTEENWEHAVRAIQSALRINKQSAEYNITLGQCYLEIGMDKEALVHFLNAVRLRPSSTSAWKELIRGLFLGGHLDEAMRQLDDAEAKVGRKPVFAYYKAAILIAMGRTKDGLLHLETALQLFPRQVKRFLELDPSILQHPVIVELIARYRRKR; from the coding sequence TTGCTTCAGCAATTTGAAAATCTTAAGGAAGGGCGATCCCACGCCTTTCTGGACGAAGATTCCTTTGAACAGATCATTGACTACTATGATGAGCACGACGAACTGAACAACGCCCTCCAGGCCGTAGAGTTCGCCATCGAGCAGTTCCCCTTTTCTTCCGCACTGCTCCTGAAAAAATCCGCACTGCTGATCGAGACCAAGAAATACCGGGAAGCCCTCGATCTCCTCGAAAAAGCCGCACTCCTCGATTCCAACGATATCAACCTGTACATCCTCAAGACAGACGTCTATCTCGCCATGAACCAGCACGAGAAAGCCGCTGCCCTGCTGGAAGAACAGATACAGCACTTCGAAGGCGAAGACCGCACCGATCTCCTCCTCGAACTGGCAGACGTGTACGACGATTGGGAAGAATTCGAAAAAGTGTTCGATTGCCTGAAAATGCTCCTCGAATACGATCCCAACAACGAGGAAGCACTCCACAAAATCTGCTTCTGGACAGAGTTTACGGGCCGTAACGAGGAAAGCATCCGCCTCCATACCAACATCATCAACGAGCACCCTTACAACCAGCTCGCCTGGTTCAACCTCGGCACCGCCTACCAGGGGCTCAAACTGTACGAAAAATCCATCGACGCCTACCAGTACGCCGTCGTGATCGACGAAAAGTTCGATTACGCCTACCGGAACATGGGCGACGCATATATCCGTCTCCGTAAGTACAACGACGCCATCGAGGTGCTCCAGAAACACCTGGAGATCGCCAAACCGGAAGACGTTATCTACGAAGCCATCGGCCATTGCTACGAAAAAATGCGCAAATACACCCAGGCGCGCTATTACTATCGCAAGGCCGTCCATTTGAGCCCGAGCGACGATAAGCTGTATTTCAAGATCGCCAAATGCTACATGACGGAGGAAAACTGGGAACACGCCGTGCGCGCCATCCAGTCGGCCCTCCGGATCAACAAGCAAAGCGCCGAATACAATATTACCCTCGGCCAGTGTTACCTCGAGATCGGGATGGACAAGGAAGCCCTCGTCCATTTCCTGAACGCAGTGCGCCTGAGGCCCTCCAGCACTTCTGCCTGGAAAGAGCTGATCCGCGGCCTGTTCCTCGGCGGCCATCTGGACGAAGCCATGCGCCAGCTGGACGATGCCGAAGCGAAAGTGGGCCGCAAGCCCGTGTTCGCCTATTACAAGGCCGCCATCCTTATTGCCATGGGGCGCACCAAAGACGGGCTCCTCCACCTGGAAACCGCCCTGCAGCTCTTCCCGCGGCAGGTGAAGCGGTTCCTGGAACTGGACCCATCCATCCTGCAACATCCCGTTATCGTGGAATTGATCGCCAGGTACAGGCGGAAACGCTGA